From one Pseudomonas sp. B21-048 genomic stretch:
- a CDS encoding multidrug efflux RND transporter permease subunit, which yields MAFTDPFIRRPVLATVVSLLIVLLGFQAWSKLPLRQYPQMENALITVTTAYPGANAETIQGYITQPMQQSLASAEGIDYMTSVSRQNFSVISIYARIGSNSDRLFTELLAKANEVKNQLPQDAEDPVLSKEAADASALMYISFFSKELSNPQITDYLSRVIQPKLATLPGMAEAEILGNQVFAMRLWLDPVKLAGFGLSASDVTNAVRQYNFLSAAGEVKGEYVVTSINANTELKSAEAFGTIPLKVEGDSRVLLRDVARVEMGAENYNSVSSFGGTPSVYIGIKATPGANPLDVIREVRKIMPELEAQLPPNLKGEIAYDATLFIQASIDEVVKTLFEAVLIVIVVVFLFLGALRSVVIPVVTIPLSMIGVMFFMQMMGYSINLLTLLAMVLAIGLVVDDAIVVVENIHRHIEEGKTPLDAALEGAAEIAMPVVSMTITLAAVYAPIGFLTGLTGALFKEFALTLAGAVVISGVVALTLSPMMCALLLRHDENPSGLAHRLDVIFEGLKRRYQSVLHGTLNTRPVVLVFAVIVLCLIPVLLKFTQSELAPDEDQGVIFMMANAPQPANLDYLNTYTDEFLAIFKEFPEYYSSFQINGFNGVQSGIGGFLLKPWNERDRTQMQILPEVQGKLESIPGLQIFGFNLPSLPGTGEGLPFQFVINSANSYESLLEVTDRVKKRAMESGKFAFVDVDLAFDKPEVVVDIDRAKAAQMGVSMQDLGGTLATLLGEAEINRFTIEGRSYKVIAQVERPFRDNPDWLNHYYVKNTKGELLPLSTLITVTDRARPRQLNQFQQLNSAILSGVPLVSMGEAIDTVRQIAREEAPAGFAVDFAGASRQYVQEGSALWVTFALALAIIFLVLAAQFESFRDPLVILVTVPLSICGALIPLFLGWSSMNIYTQVGLVTLIGLISKHGILIVQFANQLRKEKGLTPREAVEEAAAIRLRPVLMTTAAMVFGMVPLIIATGAGAVSRFDIGTVIATGMSIGTLFTLFVLPCIYTLLAKPDKPVKHP from the coding sequence ATGGCTTTTACCGACCCGTTCATCCGCCGCCCAGTGCTCGCCACCGTGGTCAGCCTGTTGATTGTGCTGCTGGGCTTCCAGGCCTGGAGCAAGTTGCCGTTGCGCCAATACCCGCAAATGGAAAACGCCCTGATCACGGTGACCACCGCTTACCCCGGGGCCAACGCCGAAACCATCCAGGGTTACATCACCCAACCGATGCAGCAGAGCCTGGCCAGCGCCGAGGGCATCGACTACATGACCTCGGTCAGTCGCCAGAACTTCTCGGTGATCTCGATCTACGCGCGCATCGGTTCCAACAGCGACCGCCTGTTCACCGAGCTGCTGGCCAAGGCCAACGAGGTCAAAAACCAGCTGCCCCAGGACGCCGAAGACCCGGTGCTGAGCAAGGAAGCCGCCGACGCTTCGGCGCTGATGTACATCAGTTTCTTCAGCAAGGAGCTGAGCAATCCGCAGATCACCGATTACCTGTCACGGGTTATCCAGCCGAAACTGGCGACCCTGCCGGGCATGGCCGAAGCCGAGATTCTCGGCAACCAGGTGTTTGCCATGCGCCTATGGCTGGACCCGGTGAAACTCGCCGGTTTCGGCCTCAGCGCCAGCGACGTGACCAACGCCGTGCGCCAGTACAACTTCCTCTCCGCCGCCGGCGAAGTGAAAGGCGAGTACGTGGTCACCAGCATCAACGCCAACACCGAGCTCAAATCCGCCGAAGCCTTTGGGACGATTCCGCTCAAGGTCGAGGGCGACAGTCGCGTACTGCTGCGGGACGTGGCGCGGGTCGAGATGGGCGCGGAGAACTACAACTCCGTCAGTTCCTTCGGCGGCACGCCCTCGGTGTACATCGGCATCAAGGCCACGCCCGGCGCCAACCCGCTGGACGTGATCAGGGAAGTGCGCAAGATCATGCCGGAGCTGGAAGCTCAGCTGCCGCCGAACCTGAAAGGTGAAATCGCCTACGACGCCACCCTGTTCATTCAGGCCTCCATCGACGAAGTGGTGAAAACCCTGTTCGAAGCGGTGCTGATCGTGATTGTGGTGGTGTTCCTGTTCCTCGGCGCCCTGCGCTCGGTGGTGATCCCGGTGGTCACCATTCCGCTGTCGATGATCGGCGTGATGTTCTTCATGCAGATGATGGGCTACTCGATCAATCTGCTGACCTTGCTGGCGATGGTATTGGCCATCGGGCTGGTGGTGGACGACGCCATCGTGGTGGTGGAAAACATTCACCGGCACATCGAAGAAGGCAAGACGCCGCTGGATGCCGCGCTTGAAGGCGCGGCGGAAATCGCCATGCCGGTGGTGTCGATGACCATTACCCTGGCGGCGGTCTATGCGCCGATCGGATTCCTGACCGGCCTGACGGGGGCACTGTTCAAGGAATTCGCCCTGACCCTGGCCGGGGCGGTGGTGATTTCCGGCGTCGTAGCCCTGACACTGTCGCCGATGATGTGTGCCCTGCTGCTGCGCCATGATGAAAACCCTAGCGGCCTGGCCCATCGCCTGGACGTGATCTTTGAAGGCCTCAAGCGCCGTTACCAGAGTGTGCTTCATGGCACCCTCAACACCCGGCCGGTGGTGCTGGTGTTCGCGGTAATCGTGCTCTGCCTGATTCCGGTGCTGCTCAAATTCACCCAGTCGGAACTGGCGCCGGACGAGGACCAAGGCGTCATCTTCATGATGGCCAATGCCCCGCAACCGGCCAACCTCGACTACCTGAACACCTACACCGACGAGTTCCTCGCGATTTTCAAGGAGTTTCCCGAGTACTACTCCTCGTTCCAGATTAACGGCTTCAATGGCGTACAATCGGGGATCGGCGGCTTCCTGCTCAAACCCTGGAATGAACGCGACCGGACCCAAATGCAGATCCTGCCCGAGGTCCAGGGCAAACTGGAGAGCATTCCGGGCTTGCAGATCTTCGGCTTCAACCTGCCTTCCCTGCCGGGCACTGGTGAAGGCTTGCCGTTTCAATTCGTGATCAACTCGGCCAACAGCTATGAGTCATTGCTGGAAGTGACGGACCGGGTGAAAAAAAGAGCGATGGAGTCCGGCAAGTTTGCCTTTGTCGACGTCGACCTGGCCTTCGACAAACCCGAAGTCGTGGTGGATATCGATCGCGCCAAGGCCGCACAGATGGGTGTGTCGATGCAGGACCTGGGCGGCACCCTCGCGACGTTGCTGGGTGAAGCGGAGATCAACCGTTTCACCATCGAAGGTCGCAGCTACAAAGTCATTGCGCAGGTAGAACGCCCCTTCCGGGATAACCCCGACTGGCTGAACCATTATTACGTCAAGAACACCAAGGGCGAATTGCTGCCCCTGTCGACCCTGATCACCGTGACCGACCGGGCGCGGCCGCGCCAGTTGAACCAGTTCCAGCAACTCAATTCGGCCATTCTTTCCGGGGTCCCGCTGGTCAGCATGGGTGAAGCCATCGACACCGTGCGCCAGATCGCTCGTGAAGAAGCGCCGGCGGGATTCGCCGTCGACTTTGCCGGTGCGTCACGGCAATACGTTCAGGAAGGCAGCGCGCTGTGGGTCACCTTTGCCCTGGCGTTGGCGATCATCTTCCTGGTGCTGGCGGCCCAGTTCGAAAGTTTCCGCGATCCGCTGGTGATTCTGGTGACCGTGCCGCTGTCGATCTGTGGCGCGTTAATCCCGTTGTTCCTCGGCTGGTCGAGCATGAACATCTATACCCAGGTGGGATTGGTGACGTTGATCGGACTGATCAGCAAGCACGGGATTCTGATCGTCCAGTTCGCCAACCAGTTACGCAAGGAGAAGGGGCTGACGCCTCGCGAAGCGGTAGAGGAAGCAGCAGCCATTCGCCTGCGTCCGGTATTGATGACCACGGCGGCGATGGTGTTCGGCATGGTGCCGTTGATCATCGCCACCGGCGCGGGTGCCGTCAGCCGGTTCGATATCGGCACGGTGATCGCGACGGGAATGTCGATCGGGACGCTGTTCACCTTGTTCGTGTTGCCGTGCATCTACACGTTGCTGGCTAAACCCGACAAACCGGTAAAACACCCATAA
- a CDS encoding lipopolysaccharide kinase InaA family protein, which produces MAVQGAAEMEVAPQDRFDHFWNLRGEWVEEPNVRRGGESGVQRVMGSDGQLLYAKRQTGHIYRSGLHPFGRPTVLRERDALIGLRLLDVRVPEIVFCGAQRDPVHKWRALLVTKSLDGFEEIEHWYAGGGRERYGEAVHDRVLKDLADNLTRMHKGRWQHSCIYIKHVFVRVTGEGESAKVEIALIDLEKCRRRWTARQAAAHDLKQLRRHSSFSDTDWKKLVYFYETAFGSAIKGL; this is translated from the coding sequence ATGGCAGTGCAAGGTGCAGCAGAAATGGAAGTCGCTCCCCAAGATCGCTTCGACCACTTCTGGAACCTGCGCGGTGAATGGGTAGAAGAGCCCAACGTCCGTCGCGGTGGAGAAAGTGGTGTGCAGCGCGTCATGGGCAGCGATGGACAGCTGCTCTATGCCAAGCGCCAAACCGGGCACATCTATCGCAGCGGGTTACACCCGTTCGGCCGGCCGACTGTATTGCGCGAGCGCGATGCGCTGATTGGCCTGCGTCTGCTCGATGTGCGTGTCCCGGAAATCGTTTTCTGCGGTGCACAGCGCGATCCCGTGCATAAATGGCGCGCATTGCTGGTGACCAAGTCCCTGGATGGCTTTGAGGAAATCGAACACTGGTACGCCGGTGGTGGTCGCGAGCGCTACGGTGAGGCGGTGCATGATCGCGTGTTGAAGGACCTGGCCGATAACCTGACCCGTATGCACAAAGGCCGCTGGCAACACAGTTGCATCTACATCAAGCACGTATTCGTGCGGGTCACTGGCGAAGGCGAGTCAGCCAAGGTCGAAATTGCCTTGATCGATCTGGAAAAATGTCGGCGGCGTTGGACCGCCCGTCAAGCGGCGGCCCATGACCTGAAACAACTGCGTCGCCACTCGTCGTTCAGCGATACGGACTGGAAAAAACTCGTCTACTTTTATGAGACGGCGTTTGGCAGCGCTATCAAAGGCTTATGA
- a CDS encoding phosphatase PAP2 family protein: MASTAARPASRPLNAWLCLGVPALAAITLLLLELTSLDMDLARLLYDPVAGEFIGRHSYFLENILHDRAKQVVIAFSVFAILGFIGTFFVDRLKPFKRELGCLVLSLALATSFVTPVKAVTAVQCPWSLEQFGGHETYSELLSPRPHTDKPGRCWPGGHAATGFTLFALFFVLRDRRPRLARKAFVFAFALGTVFSISRMMQGAHFFSHNVWTAIFCWLICLGAYYYILYRPASKAELVTNAEPVSV, encoded by the coding sequence ATGGCTTCGACCGCTGCCCGCCCCGCTTCCAGACCACTGAATGCCTGGTTATGCCTGGGAGTGCCCGCCCTTGCGGCGATCACCCTGCTGCTGCTCGAACTGACGTCCCTGGACATGGACCTTGCCAGACTGCTCTATGACCCGGTCGCCGGCGAGTTCATCGGGCGACACAGTTACTTTCTGGAAAACATCCTGCATGACCGGGCCAAGCAAGTGGTCATCGCCTTTTCGGTGTTCGCCATTCTGGGCTTCATCGGTACCTTTTTCGTGGACAGGCTCAAACCGTTCAAACGGGAACTGGGTTGCCTGGTGTTGTCCCTGGCGCTGGCGACATCATTTGTCACCCCGGTCAAAGCAGTGACGGCGGTGCAATGCCCGTGGAGCCTGGAGCAATTCGGCGGACACGAAACCTACAGTGAACTGCTCAGCCCTCGCCCGCACACCGACAAGCCGGGACGCTGCTGGCCAGGTGGTCATGCGGCGACTGGTTTCACCTTGTTTGCGCTGTTCTTCGTCCTGCGCGACCGTCGTCCGCGTCTGGCGCGCAAGGCGTTTGTCTTTGCCTTCGCATTGGGCACGGTGTTTTCCATCAGCCGGATGATGCAGGGTGCGCATTTCTTTTCGCATAACGTGTGGACGGCGATTTTCTGCTGGTTGATTTGTCTGGGAGCGTATTACTACATTCTTTATCGGCCGGCCTCCAAAGCTGAGCTAGTCACCAACGCGGAACCTGTCAGCGTCTGA
- a CDS encoding efflux RND transporter periplasmic adaptor subunit, with protein MLRRRMLIMLGVVLLIVLVLAGYKAFSIYTMMQGFSAPKPPISVAVATATERPWQSRLPTVGTLTALQGVDLSLETAGTVKEVQFESGQKVKAGQPILQLDTAVETALLATAQADLGLAQLDYGRGSQLVGSQAISKGEFDRLTAVLQKSRATVNQLKAALERKRILAPFNGTIGIRQVDVGDYVASGTMIATLQDISSLYVDFFVPEQSVPKIALGQPVQIIVSAYPTQSFPGTISAINPKVESSTRNVLVRATLANPDDKLLPGMFASLQVILPDPQPRIVVPESAITYTLYGNSLYVVAQKKAEDGSLEKDDKGEPILIAERRFIETGERREGMVMIIKGVQNGEKVVTAGQLKLDNGAHIAISDDKTLAEKSSQPRAD; from the coding sequence ATGCTGCGCCGCCGCATGCTGATCATGTTGGGTGTTGTTCTGCTAATCGTGCTGGTCCTGGCCGGTTACAAAGCCTTCTCCATCTACACGATGATGCAGGGCTTCTCCGCGCCGAAACCGCCGATAAGTGTTGCCGTGGCCACCGCCACCGAACGTCCGTGGCAAAGCCGTTTGCCCACGGTTGGCACCCTCACGGCGCTGCAAGGGGTCGACCTGAGCCTGGAGACCGCCGGCACCGTCAAGGAAGTGCAGTTCGAGTCGGGACAGAAGGTCAAGGCCGGTCAGCCGATCCTGCAACTCGACACCGCCGTTGAAACTGCCCTGCTGGCAACCGCTCAAGCCGACCTGGGACTGGCACAACTGGATTACGGTCGCGGCAGTCAACTGGTGGGCAGCCAGGCTATTTCCAAAGGCGAGTTCGACCGACTCACGGCGGTGTTGCAAAAGAGCCGGGCCACGGTCAATCAGCTGAAGGCGGCGCTGGAGAGAAAACGCATCCTCGCCCCGTTCAACGGGACCATCGGCATCCGTCAGGTAGACGTCGGCGACTACGTGGCCAGCGGCACGATGATCGCCACCCTGCAAGACATCAGCAGCCTCTACGTCGACTTCTTTGTGCCCGAACAGTCGGTGCCGAAAATCGCCCTCGGCCAACCGGTACAGATCATTGTCTCGGCCTACCCGACACAGAGTTTCCCCGGGACCATCAGTGCGATCAACCCGAAGGTCGAGAGCAGCACTCGCAACGTGCTGGTACGCGCAACCCTGGCCAACCCCGATGACAAACTGCTGCCGGGGATGTTCGCCAGTCTGCAGGTGATATTGCCTGATCCGCAGCCACGCATAGTCGTGCCGGAAAGCGCGATCACCTACACCCTTTATGGCAACTCGCTGTACGTCGTCGCGCAGAAAAAGGCCGAAGACGGCAGCCTCGAAAAAGACGACAAGGGCGAGCCGATTCTGATCGCCGAACGGCGCTTTATCGAAACCGGCGAGCGCCGCGAGGGGATGGTCATGATCATCAAAGGCGTGCAGAACGGCGAAAAAGTGGTGACGGCCGGCCAGCTGAAACTGGACAACGGCGCGCACATTGCCATCAGCGACGACAAGACCCTAGCCGAGAAGAGCAGTCAGCCGCGCGCTGACTGA
- a CDS encoding imelysin family protein: MFRPKLLFTSLAALALGACSPQDPQAVTSAAIAKQVILPTYSRWVEADRQLAVSALAFCQGKETLDTARADFLHAQKAWAELQPLLIGPLAEGNRSWQVQFWPDKKNLVGRQVEQLVTAQPQIDAAALTKSSVVVQGLSAYEYILFDSKIDMVDSAQKAKYCPLLTAIGERQKQLAEEILSRWNTNDGMLAQLSKFPNQRYADSHEAIADLLRVQVTALDTLKKKLGTPMGRQSKGTPQPFQADAWRSQSSLQGLQTSLSAAQTVWVGVDNKGLRGLLPSEQKPLADKIDAAYAASLKLLASNQRSLTDMLTDDAGRQQLNAIYESLNVVHRLHEGELAKALGIQLGFNANDGD; this comes from the coding sequence ATGTTCCGTCCCAAATTGTTGTTCACCAGCCTTGCCGCCCTCGCCCTAGGCGCCTGTTCGCCCCAGGATCCGCAAGCGGTCACGTCGGCGGCCATCGCCAAGCAAGTCATCCTGCCGACCTACAGCCGCTGGGTCGAAGCCGACCGTCAATTGGCGGTCAGCGCCTTGGCGTTCTGCCAAGGCAAGGAAACCCTGGACACCGCCCGCGCCGATTTCCTGCACGCGCAGAAAGCCTGGGCCGAGTTGCAACCGCTGCTGATCGGGCCGCTGGCAGAAGGCAACCGTTCGTGGCAGGTGCAGTTCTGGCCGGACAAGAAAAACCTCGTCGGTCGTCAGGTCGAGCAATTGGTGACCGCGCAACCGCAGATCGATGCCGCCGCCCTGACCAAATCCAGCGTCGTGGTGCAAGGCCTCTCGGCGTATGAGTACATCCTGTTCGACAGCAAGATCGACATGGTCGACAGCGCGCAGAAAGCCAAATACTGCCCACTGCTGACCGCCATCGGCGAACGCCAGAAGCAACTGGCCGAAGAGATCCTGTCGCGCTGGAACACCAATGACGGCATGCTCGCGCAGCTGAGCAAATTCCCGAACCAGCGCTACGCCGACTCCCACGAAGCCATCGCCGATCTGCTGCGCGTGCAAGTGACCGCACTGGACACCCTGAAGAAAAAACTCGGCACGCCGATGGGTCGCCAGAGCAAGGGCACGCCACAGCCGTTCCAGGCGGATGCCTGGCGCAGCCAATCTTCGCTGCAAGGCCTGCAAACGAGCCTGAGCGCGGCGCAAACCGTCTGGGTGGGTGTCGACAACAAAGGCCTGCGCGGTCTGTTGCCGAGCGAGCAGAAACCCTTGGCTGACAAGATCGACGCAGCCTACGCAGCGTCCCTGAAACTGCTCGCCAGCAACCAGCGCTCGCTGACCGACATGCTCACTGACGATGCCGGTCGCCAGCAGCTCAACGCTATCTATGAAAGCCTCAACGTTGTCCATCGCCTGCACGAAGGCGAGCTGGCCAAGGCACTGGGCATCCAACTGGGCTTCAACGCCAACGACGGTGACTGA
- a CDS encoding class I SAM-dependent methyltransferase — translation MAGPIKLDFSEKYDDQHAQKYLRKHQASIGRRLSHWRDEQLARKALTLAGDPGLVLDLPCGAGRFWPLLAEKHNRVIIGADNSESMLKTAMQAQPADVVKRVQPLHTSAFDIALPDNAVDSIFCMRLLHHIGEAEHRLAILREFERVTRDSVIVSLWVDGNFKAWKRKRAEKKRGQEGYQNRFVLPAATVEKEFEQAGFHVQEQLDFLPLYAMWRVYVLRKR, via the coding sequence ATGGCGGGTCCGATCAAACTCGATTTTTCCGAAAAGTACGACGATCAACATGCCCAGAAATATTTGCGCAAACATCAGGCAAGTATCGGCCGTCGACTGTCCCACTGGCGTGACGAGCAACTGGCACGCAAAGCGCTGACGCTGGCCGGTGATCCTGGACTGGTCCTCGATTTGCCTTGCGGCGCGGGGCGTTTCTGGCCACTACTGGCGGAAAAACACAACCGTGTCATCATTGGGGCCGACAACTCGGAGTCCATGTTGAAGACTGCCATGCAGGCACAACCGGCCGACGTGGTAAAACGGGTACAACCCTTGCACACTTCTGCATTCGACATTGCCTTGCCCGATAACGCCGTCGATAGCATTTTCTGCATGCGCTTGCTTCATCACATTGGTGAAGCCGAGCATCGACTGGCCATTCTGCGCGAATTTGAACGCGTTACCCGCGACAGCGTGATTGTTTCGTTGTGGGTGGACGGCAATTTCAAGGCCTGGAAACGCAAGCGCGCCGAGAAAAAGCGTGGGCAGGAGGGTTATCAGAATCGATTTGTGTTACCGGCTGCCACGGTTGAAAAAGAATTCGAGCAGGCGGGTTTCCATGTCCAGGAACAACTGGACTTTTTACCGCTCTACGCCATGTGGCGGGTCTACGTATTACGCAAGAGGTAA
- the colR gene encoding two-component system response regulator ColR: MRILLVEDNRDILANLADYLGLKGYTVDCAQDGLSGLHLAATEHYDLIVLDIMLPGIDGYTLCKRLREDARRDTPVIMLTARDQLDDRLQGFKSGADDYLIKPFALSELAARIEAVMRRAQGGGRRALQVGDLSYDLDTLEVTREGRLLKLNPVGLKLLAVLMQRSPHVLRREILEEALWGDDCPDSDSLRSHVHQLRQVIDKPFDKPLLHTVHGVGYRLAEGRDGV, translated from the coding sequence ATGCGAATTCTATTGGTTGAAGACAACCGCGATATCCTGGCCAATCTGGCCGATTATCTTGGGCTCAAAGGGTACACCGTGGATTGCGCGCAGGACGGTTTGTCGGGCCTGCACCTGGCGGCCACCGAGCATTACGATTTGATTGTGCTCGACATCATGCTGCCCGGCATCGACGGCTATACCCTGTGCAAACGTCTGCGCGAAGATGCTCGCCGCGATACGCCGGTGATCATGCTCACCGCCCGCGATCAACTGGACGACCGCCTGCAGGGCTTCAAGTCCGGCGCCGACGACTATCTGATCAAACCCTTTGCCCTGTCCGAACTGGCGGCACGCATCGAGGCGGTCATGCGCCGTGCCCAGGGTGGCGGTCGTCGTGCCCTGCAGGTCGGCGATCTGAGTTACGACCTCGATACGCTGGAAGTGACGCGCGAAGGCCGTTTGTTGAAACTCAACCCGGTGGGCCTGAAATTGCTGGCCGTGTTGATGCAGAGAAGCCCCCATGTATTACGCCGGGAAATTCTCGAAGAGGCCCTGTGGGGCGATGATTGCCCGGACAGCGACAGCCTGCGCAGCCACGTCCATCAACTGCGTCAGGTGATCGACAAGCCGTTCGACAAGCCCTTGCTGCACACGGTACACGGCGTCGGTTATCGCTTGGCCGAGGGCCGTGATGGAGTTTAA
- a CDS encoding DUF1513 domain-containing protein, which produces MLRRQALTLGSLLLGAVTLGGWTLFKQKDKSPLLLSARDDGDGKHYAVGYRLDGTRVFATQVGQRCHDIINHPTLPIALFVARRPGTESYLIDLRDGTLLQTVVSQPNRHFYGHAVIHQSGDWLYATENDTSDPGRGLLGVYKFEGERLVHSGELSTHGVGPHQVSWMPDGETLIVANGGIRTEAESRVEMNLNAMEPSLVLMQRDGTLLSKETLAQQMNSVRHLGVASDGTIVAGQQFMGAAHESSELLAIKRPGQPFVAFPVPEHQLQVMGHYTASVAVHSELRLVALTAPRGNRFFIWDLDSGEVRLDAPLPDCAGVGAVADGFVVTSGQGRCRYYDCRQPPLVAKPLELPAGLWDNHLHLI; this is translated from the coding sequence ATGCTGCGACGCCAGGCTCTGACGTTAGGGAGTTTGCTGCTGGGTGCGGTGACACTGGGCGGCTGGACGCTGTTCAAGCAAAAAGACAAAAGCCCGCTGCTGCTCTCGGCACGCGACGATGGTGACGGCAAGCACTACGCCGTCGGTTATCGGCTGGATGGCACCCGGGTGTTTGCCACCCAGGTCGGCCAGCGTTGCCATGACATCATCAACCACCCGACGCTGCCGATAGCGCTATTCGTCGCCCGGCGTCCGGGCACCGAAAGCTACCTGATCGACCTGCGCGACGGCACGCTGCTGCAAACCGTGGTCTCGCAACCGAACCGGCACTTCTACGGTCACGCAGTGATTCACCAGAGCGGCGACTGGTTATACGCCACCGAGAACGACACCTCCGACCCGGGCCGTGGCCTGCTCGGTGTGTATAAGTTCGAAGGTGAGCGGCTGGTGCACAGCGGCGAGCTTTCCACCCACGGTGTCGGCCCGCATCAGGTGTCGTGGATGCCCGATGGCGAGACGCTGATTGTCGCCAACGGCGGCATTCGCACCGAGGCCGAAAGCCGGGTCGAGATGAACCTCAACGCGATGGAGCCGAGCCTGGTGTTGATGCAGCGCGATGGCACGTTGTTGAGCAAGGAAACACTGGCCCAGCAGATGAACAGCGTGCGGCACTTGGGCGTCGCCAGCGACGGCACCATCGTCGCCGGCCAGCAGTTCATGGGCGCTGCCCACGAGTCATCGGAGCTGCTGGCGATCAAGCGGCCCGGCCAACCGTTCGTGGCGTTCCCGGTGCCCGAGCATCAGTTGCAGGTCATGGGGCATTACACCGCCAGCGTCGCCGTGCACAGCGAACTGCGTCTGGTCGCCCTGACCGCACCGCGGGGCAACCGCTTTTTTATCTGGGACCTGGACAGCGGTGAAGTACGCCTGGACGCGCCGCTGCCCGACTGCGCCGGTGTTGGAGCCGTGGCCGATGGTTTTGTCGTGACCTCCGGCCAGGGACGATGCCGATACTACGATTGCCGCCAGCCCCCCCTTGTTGCAAAACCTCTGGAATTGCCCGCGGGGCTCTGGGACAACCATCTCCATCTGATCTGA
- a CDS encoding HAMP domain-containing sensor histidine kinase, giving the protein MEFKQSLAQRIIIAFALMSALVAGAFAIGIIATVHLVEEKLISAGLGGDLQRLLLMDSVSDWSHRPEPDQLFYFSGGPGDFELPKDLRHLDSGFHEVFREQLSYHAMVEVVDGRRYVLLQDQSDFEERERVLFAVVLVGFVLSLTLAVFLGWVLARKVMAPVVRLARQVRHRDQLLGLAPPLAPDYAADEVGELAVAFDATLGRLRQALTRERLFTSDVSHELRTPLMVLASSCELLLENPGIDQRGRAQVERIARACAEMRELVQTFLMLARAQHEDASMAPQQTLSQVADGLLSQWREPIEAKGLTLNVESGNPPDTRYNVTLLHAVMGNLLRNALHYTEHGFIRLTLTETGFVVEDSGVGIPEEKREAMFEPFVRGNEKRGEGLGLGLSLVQRICENQGWSVSLTNMEPNGCRFQVELSPSRG; this is encoded by the coding sequence ATGGAGTTTAAGCAGAGCCTTGCTCAACGGATCATCATCGCCTTTGCGTTGATGAGCGCACTGGTGGCGGGAGCCTTTGCCATCGGCATTATAGCGACCGTGCATCTGGTGGAAGAGAAACTGATTTCGGCAGGTTTAGGCGGCGATTTGCAACGTCTGTTGTTGATGGATAGCGTCTCGGACTGGAGCCACCGCCCCGAGCCAGACCAGTTGTTCTATTTTAGCGGCGGGCCGGGCGACTTCGAGTTGCCCAAGGATCTGCGGCACCTGGATTCGGGCTTTCATGAAGTTTTTCGCGAGCAGCTGTCGTATCACGCGATGGTCGAAGTCGTCGACGGTCGGCGTTACGTGCTGTTGCAGGACCAGAGCGATTTCGAAGAGCGTGAACGGGTGCTGTTTGCTGTAGTACTGGTGGGCTTCGTGCTGAGTCTGACGCTGGCGGTGTTTCTCGGCTGGGTGCTGGCGCGCAAGGTGATGGCACCGGTGGTGCGCCTGGCCCGTCAGGTGCGTCATCGGGATCAGTTGTTGGGCCTGGCACCGCCACTGGCGCCGGATTATGCCGCCGATGAAGTGGGCGAGCTGGCCGTGGCCTTCGACGCCACCCTGGGGCGCTTGCGTCAGGCATTGACCCGTGAGCGATTGTTCACCAGTGATGTCAGCCATGAGCTGCGCACACCGCTGATGGTGTTGGCCAGCTCCTGTGAATTGTTACTGGAAAACCCCGGTATCGATCAGCGCGGGCGTGCCCAGGTCGAGCGAATCGCCCGGGCGTGTGCGGAGATGCGCGAGCTGGTGCAAACCTTCCTGATGCTGGCTCGCGCTCAACATGAAGACGCCAGCATGGCCCCCCAGCAGACCCTGAGCCAGGTGGCCGACGGATTGCTCAGCCAATGGCGCGAGCCGATCGAGGCCAAGGGCCTGACGCTGAACGTTGAATCGGGCAATCCACCAGACACCCGCTATAACGTGACCCTTTTGCACGCCGTAATGGGCAACCTGTTGCGCAATGCGCTGCATTACACCGAACACGGGTTTATCCGCCTGACGCTGACAGAGACGGGGTTTGTGGTCGAAGACAGCGGCGTGGGCATTCCCGAGGAAAAACGCGAGGCGATGTTCGAGCCTTTCGTGCGCGGCAACGAGAAACGCGGCGAAGGCCTGGGGCTGGGGTTGTCGCTGGTGCAGCGGATCTGCGAGAACCAGGGCTGGAGCGTCAGCCTGACGAACATGGAACCCAATGGCTGCCGTTTTCAGGTGGAATTGAGTCCATCCCGGGGTTGA